The nucleotide window GGAAACCGCTGAAGGACATTTTTTTCAACCGAGACAGATTGATAAAATCCATAATTATAATGCAGGCTCGCGCGCCCAAGCCTGTTGCCACACAGCATAGCGCGGGATAGTCACGACCCATTCGTCAAGCCAGCTCAATAAATAATGTGAGAAGAATACAAAAGTATTATATAGCAAAACAAATACGTTTTAATGACAAAAAGCATATATAAATTGTGCAATTGTTTTCTTTTCCCTAATCAGAGTCACAGTTGAGGTCAATACAGATTAGGCCATTTTGTAAAATCCTAATTCAGTTTGGGATTAAGAGCGTTGTTCCGGGACATGCAAAATTGTACTTCAAATTATGAAATACTAAAATACCAGGAGGGCTATAAAGATAATTATGTATTTTTCGTGTTTCATTTAAAATCACTTTTCAGACATTTTTTTATGTGCATATGTACCCAGAGATTTAAACCGCAATAAGAGTATCTAATCTTCAAATTTGCAAACGATGAGGGATGTGAATTTTTGAACGACTATAAAATATGGATTTTGAAAGAAAATAAGATCATATCTGTAGGCTACTAGATGGGCTACGTGTTAAGAAATTATGATCTCGGACTAAATGTGATCACCTGTAATTCGTGAGCCTGCCAGTTCAAATGTCTATCTTTTCATTCCATGTTCAAGCTTAAAATCCTTCATTTGGATTTAAGTTACTAATTGTccttattctttcttttttcaattCCCTTCGGAATCCAGCCTACAGAGTCCCATAATTCCAAATGCAACAGACGGGATCTTGCAGAGGTCCATTCAGGCCTACGATGGAACCTTGATCCGTTGGGTTTGACTGGCACTAGTGCTCGAACACGTTTGTGCTTTGGCACAGACTGACAGAAGGAattcaacaaaacaaacaacaaacatacAAAGCGATACAAAAACGAATAAAGTTACATCCCACGAATATTGTTCTCAGTGAATGAATTCGTCATTAGATTCATTTGTGTCAGAGCTGGTAGCGTTATATTCCGTTATTTTCTTCTTAGGAAATGAAGGCAGAAAGGCCAAGCCTCGGCGTAACCTAGGCTACCGTCCTGCTCTTTCAGGTCACAGCATTTATAAATATACAAGTACGAACAAACTGTAAACAGGCGCGCGGATATTCTGTCAAATGTACACATGGGCACTAAATGAAGCTTTAACAATTCTAGTTTTAGAAGTTTCACCCCAAAGCTACTTTAATTAGATTTTTCTTATTATTCTCTTGTTATTATCATTAATAGGCCTACCCTAAtccttattattttttaaattcttattattaggcctGATATTATTATTGCTACTAACAATTGTATGGCCTGTTTCCTCGGAACGGGATACATTCTAATATTTGTAGATTCCTGATAATTTGTTACATGATTTATTAGGCTACTTGGATGCACTCGCACAGCAGTACAACCAGATTCTAATTTGAATGTTTAACACTAGTGAAGAATGCTAGCTATATTGAGCGCCTAAAGTTCAGTAAATTAATGTCAAATGTTAGATGACAATTCGTCTGCAATTAGGCTATATATTTCTGTAGGCCTATAGGCCTAATGTCCTTTCACATTTAAATGGTGACAATACAGCTGAACGAATGTTATAGGCTTGATAATAATAACATcaataatgatgataataataataatatatgctGGTGGTTGAAATGTCTTTTAGTCGGTAACAGGTGCAGCGGTTGCGGCGTGTCCAGCTTCTGGTGTCAGACCCCTGTTGCTTTTGTTATGACTGAAAGATGGCGTTTATTTACCCAACGACGACTGCGACTTTTCATGCCTGCTTTTATCCCGCGGGTACAGCTCGTGCACACACTAGCCTATACTGTCTTTGATTTATAACACATTCTGACTTCACCTCATGTCAACGATGTCAAGCCACGGTAGAATAACCTAGTGCGCTTTAGAGGGCGTTAAAAACCCCATGTAGCCGCGGCCTCGGCTGCTGACTGCCCGCGTTCCAACTATTCCCACTGTGTTTGTAGGTTCTACATTAGCACTGGCTAACGTCCAATGCTAACTGGTCCGGCACAGAGAGACAAATGGGGGACATTCAACGCTCTTTAGGGGTCCATGTGTTTAGGATAATGGGTTCGGGTCATTGCACCGGAGTCTGGCCGCCGTGATGCGGGGGAGTGTCGCCATacatgtcctctcctccctgtaacTGTCCTCCGGCGGGTGTCATTCGCTTCTCCTTCTGTCGCCTGTTACAGAACCAAACCCTCAcaacctccttctccagctgcagGCTGTCCGCTATGGAGGTGATCTCCGCCGCGCCCGGTTTGGGGCATTTGAGAAAATGGCTTTCCAGAGCCCCCTTCACGCCCACCTCAATGGAGGTCcgctttttcctctttctcccctgcgCCGCGATCTTATCCAGGCTTGTGGGGCTCCCCGACGTGGAGTCTGCTTCCTCGAGCCACTTGTTCAGTAAGGGCTTGAGTTTGCACATGTTTTTGAAGCTTAGTTGCAGTGCTTCAAATCTACAGATAGTGGTCTGGGAAAACACGTTTCCATACAGAGTCCCGAGAGCCAGCCCCACATCCGCTTGCGTGAAGCCCAGCTTGATGCGCCGCTGCTTAAACTGCTTGGCGAACTGCTCCAGGTCGTCCGAGGTCGGCGTGTCCTCGTCCGAATGGTCCGCGTGTCCCCCGTGCTGTTGGTGCGCGAGGGACTGCTGGTGGCCACCGCCGTGCTCGCTCAGGTGCGGACTATGGCTGTGGTGCTCCTCGTCCCGCAGGCCGTGATGATGCATCCCCTGCTCGCCCCCGACCAGACCGAACCCCGACTGGGAATACACGAGGCTCTGTCCGTCAGACGTCGCCATACCGGGAATATGCGTGGTGGCCGTGCTCGTTCGCCATGCCCTGGcgtcgtggtgtgtctggtgcgCGAGGTGAGGGTGTCGCTGTTGCTGCTGCAGACTAGCGGAATTCTGCAGCTCCTCGCGGTCACTGTTCTGCAGCACGGGCTTCACGTCCTGCTCTCCGAGGGGACTCGGCGGCCAGGGCACCCCGTCCCCGTGCGACAGAGCAGTTATCCACTGGTGCGCGTGGCTGAGCGGATGACCGCCGCCCGATAACGTGTAGTCGTTCTGGAGCAGGGTGTGCGCGTCCCTGTACACTGCCGCTTGCTGCATGCTCCCGGACTCCGAGTGCGGCGGAGGCGCGCTGCTGGGGCTAGAGAGGACGCTATAGTGGTTGGATGCTGCGGTCGCCATAACTCTTGGAACCGGAGTGATGGCTCCAGTTAAAAACGAGCAGCCTTTGACAGTAACTCTCCTCCGCCACGGGGCAACTAggcgtctctctctatctcccggGCGCTGGGCCAAGGGGACGCAGAGGCGCGCACCTGAGGTCCGCCTCGCTCCGCTCTTTATTGGCCAAGAACGGTTGACAGATGTGGTTACCCCTGACAGCACCCCGCTCATTGGTCACGGGAGATTCTATAGAACCCCCTATCACTCTCCCCAACAATACAGTCCCGCCGCACACTACAGAGCAGGGAGGAACGTGGGTCTGGACAAGGATCTGTGGACAGACACTTGCCTCTGTGCAGAAATAGGGGTCACAGAAATACAGTCTTGCGAAAGTTTTATACATTTGGTTAGAAGCAGTGGTTAATAACCTACAGGGAACGTGTTTTTTAGAGGACGGTTGATGCGTAAAATGAGCAATGTTCTTCTTGATACCCTGGCATGTCTGTCAATTGCGCATTTATTTTTAAAACCACATCCATATCTGACAAAACTGTCATCACTGGAAAAAAGAAGGTTTAGTTGGCACTATCCAGGGTGTTAATTAATGACAGCAGCATAACTTTAGTTATATTGCGCTATTTCTCGGTGGGCGAGGTGGCTTGATCTCGGGCAGATATATGGTGTCATGGACCCTCCAGCTGCCTCTCTCCCATCATGACGCTGTCCAAAGACAGTAGCTGCATTTTCGCGGCCTCGTGCCCCGTTGCCATAGCGAGCGCAGTGAATGGAACAACAACGCCCACGTCACAGCTGCATTCGCCTCTCCTTTTCGATCTTTCCCAAAGAACCTATTCGTGCAGCTCGCTCGGCCGACGGGACGAATAAAAGGAGGCGAGCGGAGAGGGCACCTCGGGGCTAAAGGAGAAAACGGGGAAAGAATAGTCTTTCTTGCCTACTCGCGCGCCCATGGTGCCGAGTGCAACTTGCATGTTGGGTAAACTTTGGGATACTGGCACGCGGAGGTTTTGTGGTGGGAATCTATTTTCAAAGTAATCTCATATTCTCATATCCCACAACCCCAAGAGAGAAGGCTTAAtatatttaataaaaaatgtgattataatttcaataaaaaatatgGCAAAACAATGTTCATAGAAAGATggataaaaaaatacatgtaaacGCGGTTTCTTTGAAGTAAAAGCAGAGTGCCTATTACTAAAGGTCTTTAGTtaaacacatttacatatttttaAATGTTCTGTAAGACCCCTGtgataactaaccctaaccctggctaTTAAGCCAGTGTGATAAGAAAGCTCACTAGTTAATCATAAGTGGCCTATAAGATGAACACGTGACCCTTCAAATAACCAGAGAAGAAGATAATGTTAACATGAGAACTTCCATCAGCCACTAATCACAGCTCACTGAAACTGAGAAATGCACGTTAAATAACATTGATTGATCAATCTTAAATACATTAAGTAATATGtgtatatgtatttatatatatgtataacttgtgtttatgttttcacaataataaataaatcaaaGAGCAGAGAATTAGATCAATTTATGTGGGCATAAATTGACCCGTTTACTGAATAATGCGGATTGAAGGAACATTTGCGATGATTAGGGTCGCCAACGTGTCGCCAGGGGCTCTGACTAGTCATGTGTGAAGAGAGGCAAAACATATTACCCTAATGGACTAATATGCAAACTACGGGCTGGACAATTACCAGGCTTAATAACACATCCACCATGCAAGTCCTGTCCTTACTAGATGAAAGGGTTGCTGCTAATTCAGTCAGTAGACCAGTCTTCCATCAACATAGGTCACTGTTACACCACAAGCCCGGTGTCTTTGGCTCTGACTTCAGAGGATTGAGAGTTAATAGTGGAGAATCTGAGCATCAGATTAACAGTAATTATATGTCTCCTGAACTGTAAAGATTCACTTTCGAACCAGGAAGCAGCCAGCCCTCCCAACCAGCAAGCAGCCAGCCCTCCCAACCAGCAAGCAGCCAGCCCTCCCAACCAGCAAGCAGCCAGCCCTCCCAACCAGCAAGCAGCCAGCCCTCCCAACCAGCAAGCAGCCAGCCCTCCCAACCAGCAAGCAGCCAGCCCTCCCAACCAGGAAGCAGCCAGCCCTCCCAAACAGCAAGCAGCCAGCCCTCCCAACCAGCAAGCAGCCAGCCCTCCCAACCAGCAAGCAGCCAGCCCTCCCAACCAGCAAGCAGCCAGCCCTCCCAACCAGCAAGCAGCCAGCCCTCCCAACCAGCAAGCAGACAGCCTTCCcaaccaggagtgtgtgtgtttaaatgcatgttaaacacacacactcacacacactgtgtgtgtgtgtgtgtgtgtgtgtgtgtgtgcggccatGCACATGTTGTGTGTGGAAGTTTTTTTCTGGTTGTCCCCTCCGACAGGGTGACCAGCACACAGCCCTCCCCTGTGGGAACCGTCCTGCAGGAtgagtggggctgggggctcCTTTATGCTGCCGGACACAGGGGCTGGGGGCTCCTTTATGCTGCCGGACACAGGGAGATAATGGCCTTCCCTCCACAGCTGGCCCACACAATCAAAGACAGAGGGGCTCGGAGGATTCCAGCTTTAACCAGGCCATTGTGTGGACTAATTACATCTGAATGCAGGACCCCAAgaactcacctccccccaaactCAACCTGAAGAGAATACCCCAAACAACTTTTTAGAGAAGGagacccacactctctctctctcacacacacacacacacacacacacacacacacacacacacacacacacacacacacacacacacacacacacacacacacacacacacacacacacacacacacaccagagggaATCTCTTCAAAGCACCCCGTCTCACTCACATGTGGCTCTCCGCATTAGATCAGATCTCAGGGAGCAGcactagagagaagagaggaggagaggagggagggggaggaggaggaggagagactagtagcagaggaggagaagagggggggggagaggggaggggagaggaggagaggcggggggaagaggggaggggagaggaggagaggaaaggaagagagaagagaggagcagagaggagaggagggctacAGGTGATGAGAGGTAATGTAACCCCCCTCCCTAGCCTATTTGCCTCCATCTCCTATCAGGGGACTGTTCCCATTTGAATGCTCTAAACAGAATTTCGTTGTTTTCtatgacaatgacaaataaatattgaatgaatgaatttgaaGACGCCAGCAGTACAACGTTAATCTGGTGTTGTGTAAAACCGTGACGGGTTATCAAATGCAATCTGTCTTGTTCTCATGTCATCTGCTCTGGATATTGTGatgaacaaaagagagagaggttcagtCCATGGTAAACAGACTGGATCCCAGCTGTATAGTTCttcatgtgtttgagtgtccctctttctccttcctttctcacGTTCTCTACacgtgtgtgtcagcatgtgatTCTTCCCTGGAccttgtatgtgtatgtctgtgtgtgtgtgtgcatgagtttgtgtgagtgtgtgagagtgtgcatatgtgtgttttgcgtatgtgtgtatgtgtgtgtgtgagtgtgtgtgtgtgagtcagggtTAGGAGGTCCCGCTTGGCGCTCAGTTTAGCATTGATTTATTCTCTTTCTCCAATTTATTTCCCTCCGCCTGATCTGCCTCTGGGAGGACGACTGGAGGAGAAACGCCAACCCCAGTaaccatcccctccctctctctctccctccccccactctccctctctcccccccgctctctctctccctcttagcccctctctcccctccctccctctctctctccctctctccccccgctctctctctctccccctctccctctctccccctctcc belongs to Osmerus mordax isolate fOsmMor3 chromosome 8, fOsmMor3.pri, whole genome shotgun sequence and includes:
- the pou3f2a gene encoding POU domain, class 3, transcription factor 2a, producing the protein MSGVLSGVTTSVNRSWPIKSGARRTSGARLCVPLAQRPGDRERRLVAPWRRRVTVKGCSFLTGAITPVPRVMATAASNHYSVLSSPSSAPPPHSESGSMQQAAVYRDAHTLLQNDYTLSGGGHPLSHAHQWITALSHGDGVPWPPSPLGEQDVKPVLQNSDREELQNSASLQQQQRHPHLAHQTHHDARAWRTSTATTHIPGMATSDGQSLVYSQSGFGLVGGEQGMHHHGLRDEEHHSHSPHLSEHGGGHQQSLAHQQHGGHADHSDEDTPTSDDLEQFAKQFKQRRIKLGFTQADVGLALGTLYGNVFSQTTICRFEALQLSFKNMCKLKPLLNKWLEEADSTSGSPTSLDKIAAQGRKRKKRTSIEVGVKGALESHFLKCPKPGAAEITSIADSLQLEKEVVRVWFCNRRQKEKRMTPAGGQLQGGEDMYGDTPPHHGGQTPVQ